Below is a window of Thermodesulfomicrobium sp. WS DNA.
GGCCCATCGTCCTTGCCCTCATCAAACCGAAGGTCAGCGAGGAGGCTGGCGCGGAGGCCATGAGCGCCCTGGGAGCCGCCGAAGAACGCAAAGCCTTGCTCGAAGGCTTGAGCGACGAGGAAATGGAGGCTATGGAATCGGCCAAACGGATCGAAAACGCCAAGATTCTTGCCCAGCAGCTGGTGGAACAGAACATGGAGCAGGCCCTGATGATCATGCGCCAGTGGCTGGCCCAAGGAGAGTCCTAAGATGCCTCCCGCCCCGGCCAAAACCCAAGCCCGGCTTACCGGACCGCAAAAAACCGCGGTGCTCCTTCTGGCCCTCGGCGACGCCTTTACCGCCGAAGTCTTCAAGAAGCTGGATCGCCGGGAAATCACCGCCGTATCCAAGGCCATGGCCGAACTGGATACCATTACCAAGGAGCAGGCCGAGGAAGTCCTCAAGGAGTTCAACCAAGCCATGGTCCTCGGCCAAGAACTCCTCTACGGCGGTCCGGAACAGGTGCGCAAGATGATCACTGCCAACCTGGATTCGGACACCGCCCGCTACATCCTCGATGAACTGGACCTGGACACTGGTCCGGTGCCCTTCAAAGAACTCGCCAACGTGAGCCCCAAGATCCTCGCCCAGATCCTGCGCAACGAACATCCCCAGACCCTGGCCCTGATCCTGGGACATCTACCACCAGACAGCGCCGGCGCCTTGCTCCAGCACCTCGCCCCTGGGGTGCGGGCGGAGGTGCTCATGCGCCTGGCCAAATTGGAGGCCGTGGCCGAGGAAATGCTCCTGGAGGTGGACCGCGTGCTCCAATCCCAGCTCATCGCCATCGGCGGCAGGGAAGGCAAAAAAATGGGCGGCGTGGGTGCTGTGGCCGAGATCCTCAACGCCATCGATCGCACCACCAGCGACGAGATCATGGCGGACATCGAGGAAGAAAGCGCCCAACTGGCCGAGGACATCAAGCAGCTCATGTTCGTCTTCGAGGACATCCTCAAGCTGGACGACCGGGCCGTGCGGGAGATCCTCAAGGAGATCAGCAACGAGGACCTCACCTTGGCCCTCAAGACCGCCCCGCCCGAACTCCAGGAAAAGTTCTTCAAGAACCTCTCCGAGCGTGCGGGCAATATGATCCGCGAGGACTTGGAGATCATGGGACCGGTGAAGCTCTCCGAAGTGGAGGCGGCGCAGCAGAATATCGTCAAGACCGTCCGCCGCCTGGAAGGCGAAGGCCGCATCGTCATTGCCGGCAGCGGAGGCGACGTCCTTGTCTAGGCCGCGCATCCTTCACGGCCGCCTGGGCGATGCCACGGCGTTTGCCACCCGTTCCCGCCATGCCGGGGCATGGGATGAAGACACTCGGACGCGCTATCTCGATGACGTGCGCGCCCGCGCCGAGGAAATGGCCAAGGCCATCTTGGCCGAGGCCATGGCTGAAGCCCAGAAAATCCGCGAGCAGGCGCAGGCCCAAGGTCTGGAAGAAGGCCGCGCCCAGGCCGAGGCCAAGCGGCAGGAAGAGCTGGCACGACTGGCGGCACTCACCACAGCCCTGCATGCCGAGCTGCGCGCCCACGCCCAGGAGGAATCCACCCGACGCGACGCCCTGCTGCGCCAGCTCTTGATCCTGGCGGTGGAGAAGGCCACGGGCCTTCTGCTGCAGGCAGAGCGCCAAGAAGCCCTGTGGGCCCTCTTTGCCGAGGCCCAGGCCAAACTCCTGGATGAAGGGCCGATGACCGTCTTCGTCCATCCAGAAGACGCTCCGCTCATGGAAGAACTCCTGACGCACAGCTCGCTTTCCCAAGAGGGCCGCGGCGTGCGCGTGCGCGCCGACGCCGCCATCTCCCAGGGCGGGGTGCGCATCGAATCGAGGAGCACCGTCGTGGACAACACCGTGGACGAACGCCTGCGCCAGGTGCTCGATATCCTTACGCAGCTCATCGACCATGATTGACCTGCAAGCTGGCCTCCAGCTCTTGGAACGCCTGGAGCCGATCCATGTCTACGGCACCGTGACCAAGGTGGTGGGGCTCATTGCCGAGGCCCGAGGGCTCGAAGTCCCGCTGGGAGCGGTATGCCACGTGCTCACCGAAGGCGCTCCTCCCCTCCCTGTGGAGGCGGTGGGCTTTCGCGACGGCAGCATCCTTTTCATGCCCTACGGCGATCTGCGCGGCATCCGCCCGGGCAGTCGGGTGCGCGCCACCGCCACCCCCCCCATCTTTCCCGTGGGACACCGCTATCTGGGGCACGCCATCGACGCCTTCGGGACTCCGCTAACGCCCGGGGTGCACATCACCCCGGCCCGCTTTCGTCCCCTCTATGCCGATCCGCCCAACCCGCTGACACGCCCCCGCATCCAAGAGCCGCTCGACGTCGGCGTGCGGGCCATCAACGCCCTGCTCACCCTCGGCAAAGGGCAGCGGGTGGGCATCATGGCCGGGTCCGGGGTCGGCAAGAGCACCCTCATGGGCATGATGGCGCGGCGCACCTCGGCGGACGTCAACGTCATCGCCCTTGTGGGAGAACGCGGTCGCGAGGTGGTGGAATTCATGGAAAAAGATCTCGGCCCCGAGGGCATGGCCCGCTCGGTGGTGCTCGTGGCCACCTCGGACCAAAGCCCGCTTTTGCGCCTGCGTCTGGCCTACGCCGCCACTACCATGGCGGAGTTTTTCCGCGACGAAGGCATGGACGTCCTGCTCATGATGGATTCCGTCACCCGCTTTGCCATGGCGGCCCGGGAGATCGGCCTTGCCGCCGGCGAGCCGCCCACCACCCGCGGCTACACCCCCACGGTATTCTCGCATCTGCCCCGCCTGCTGGAACGCGCCGGGCGGGCACCGCAGGGGAGCATCACCGGGATCTATACGGTGCTCGTGGAAGGCGACGACTTCAACGAACCCGTGGCCGACGCCACTCGGTCCATCCTCGACGGACACATCGTACTCACGCGCGATCTGGCCGATCAGGGTCATTTTCCCGCCATCGACGTACTCAAAAGCGTCAGCCGCCTGGCAGGCGACGTCACCCCGCCTGAAGTCCGCCGTGCCGCCCGCGACATCCTCGCGGTGCTCGCCACCTACACCCGCGTGGAAGACATGG
It encodes the following:
- the fliG gene encoding flagellar motor switch protein FliG → MPPAPAKTQARLTGPQKTAVLLLALGDAFTAEVFKKLDRREITAVSKAMAELDTITKEQAEEVLKEFNQAMVLGQELLYGGPEQVRKMITANLDSDTARYILDELDLDTGPVPFKELANVSPKILAQILRNEHPQTLALILGHLPPDSAGALLQHLAPGVRAEVLMRLAKLEAVAEEMLLEVDRVLQSQLIAIGGREGKKMGGVGAVAEILNAIDRTTSDEIMADIEEESAQLAEDIKQLMFVFEDILKLDDRAVREILKEISNEDLTLALKTAPPELQEKFFKNLSERAGNMIREDLEIMGPVKLSEVEAAQQNIVKTVRRLEGEGRIVIAGSGGDVLV
- a CDS encoding FliH/SctL family protein, which produces MSRPRILHGRLGDATAFATRSRHAGAWDEDTRTRYLDDVRARAEEMAKAILAEAMAEAQKIREQAQAQGLEEGRAQAEAKRQEELARLAALTTALHAELRAHAQEESTRRDALLRQLLILAVEKATGLLLQAERQEALWALFAEAQAKLLDEGPMTVFVHPEDAPLMEELLTHSSLSQEGRGVRVRADAAISQGGVRIESRSTVVDNTVDERLRQVLDILTQLIDHD
- a CDS encoding FliI/YscN family ATPase — its product is MIDLQAGLQLLERLEPIHVYGTVTKVVGLIAEARGLEVPLGAVCHVLTEGAPPLPVEAVGFRDGSILFMPYGDLRGIRPGSRVRATATPPIFPVGHRYLGHAIDAFGTPLTPGVHITPARFRPLYADPPNPLTRPRIQEPLDVGVRAINALLTLGKGQRVGIMAGSGVGKSTLMGMMARRTSADVNVIALVGERGREVVEFMEKDLGPEGMARSVVLVATSDQSPLLRLRLAYAATTMAEFFRDEGMDVLLMMDSVTRFAMAAREIGLAAGEPPTTRGYTPTVFSHLPRLLERAGRAPQGSITGIYTVLVEGDDFNEPVADATRSILDGHIVLTRDLADQGHFPAIDVLKSVSRLAGDVTPPEVRRAARDILAVLATYTRVEDMVNIGAYQKGTTPEIDRALNLIDPIRKFLRQDVSEEAPLAQSFDALLALARLDSSASALT